CCGCTGGCCGCATCGACGGCCAGCGCCGTCAGCCGGTCGCCCATCAGCGCCGTGCCGACGATACCGCTTGGCTTCCAGGCCAGGCCGTTGAACGAGCCCTTGAAGCCGGGCGTGAGGTTCTTCGGTTCGCCACCGGCCAGCGGCACCGTATACACGTCGCCGCCGACCGCGCCGAAGTCGCTCATCAGGCCGCCGATGTACGCCACCGTGCGGCCATCCGGCGACACGCGCGGCATGTTCAGTTGCGTCGACGGCGTGGCGATCACGCGCAAGGCGCCCGATGCGGCATCGACGTAAGCCAGCTTGGCGGCCCACCAGTTGTTGTCGCCATTGCCCTTGGCACCGGTGGCAACGAAGCCCTGGCCATCCGGGGTCCAGTCGTACTCGTAGATGAACGTGTCCTCTGGCGAGAGCAGCTTCAATGCGCCGCCCGCGGCAGGCACGGTGCCGATGCGCTGTGCGTCGTCGCGCGAACCGATCTCGCCGACCAGGCGCGCGCCGGCTGCCGTGGCGCCCGTCTCCTTGCTGGCGCCGACAGTGGCCAGCAGCGCCACCTGCTTGCCATCCGGCGACCAGCGCGCCGAGTTGGCGACGCCCTTGACGGTGGCCAACGCGCGCGTCCTGCCGTTGGCGGCGACGTAGACGGCGGCGCTGCCCTGTTCGCTGGCGATGAACGCGACGCTGCGCCCGTCCGGCGACCAGCTGGGGCGGTCGTATGCGCAGTGGCGGCACGGGTCGTACTCGTGCAGGATCTTGCCGCTGCGGGCATCGCGCACGACGACGAGCGCGTGCGCCTTGCGGCCGGCGGCGCCGCGATCGGCGCTCTCGATGGCGACGAGGCGTGCGCCATCGGCGGCCAGCGCGACGGCCCTGTACTCGCGTACGGCCTGCGCATGGCTGCCGGCAAGGACGGCGGTGACGGCCAGGGCCGTGCGGGCGAGGGTCTTGAGCTGCATGTCAGGCCTTGTTCAGGCGGGAGTTGCGCATGCCGTAGGCGAAATAGGTCAGGACCGACGCGGCCATCCAGATCGTGAAGATCACGCGCGTCGTGTGCGACAGGTCCTTCATGATGTACAGGCAGGCCAGGACCGACAGGCCGGGAATCAGGTAGGGGCCGAACGGCACGCGGAAGCCGCCTTTCTTGTACGTGCCCGCCCTGCGCTCCTTGCGGCGCATCACGGGCACGGCGATGGAGACGACGATGAAGGCCGTCAGCGTGCCCATGCTGACCATGTCCCACAGGAAGGTCGCGTCGACGAAGCCAGCCACCAGGCCCACGACCAGGCAGACGATGACGGTATTGCTGACCGGCGAAGCAGTGCGCTCGTTCACCTTGTGGAAGACCTTGGAGATCAGGCCATCGCGCGAGATCGCGTACAGGATCCGGGTCTGGCCATAGATCGTCACCAGCGTCACCGAGAACACGGAGATCACCGCGCCGGCGGACAGCACCAGCGCCGGCCACGCCTTGCCGGTGACGTTTTGCAGGATGACGGACAGGCCCGCTTCCTGGTGCTCGAACATGTGCGCCGGCTGCGCGCCGACGGCGGCGACCGCCACCAGCAGGTAGAACACGGTAACGATGACCAGCGCGGTCAGGATGCCGAGCGGGACGTTGCGTTTCGGGTTGCGCACTTCCTCCCCTGCCGTGGCGACGGTGTCGAGCCCGATGAAGGAGAAGAACACGGTACCGGCGGCCGCGGTCACGCCCGTCATGCCGGCCAGCCCCGCCGCGCTTTCGGGCTTGAAGAACGGCTTGAAGTTATCGATGTCGAAGCCCTGCAGTGCGATCACGACGAAGAACACCAGGATGGCCAGCTTGATCAGCACCATGACGGCGTTCATCGTGGCCGACTCCTTGGTGCCGCGCATGAGCAGGAAGCAGCACAGGCACACCAGCAGGATCGGCGGCAGGTTCATGTGACCCACATTGAAGACCACGCCTTGCTGCGTCGAGACGATCATCGGCGTGCGCAGCGCCTGCGGGATTTGCCAGCCGAACGCGTTGGTCAGGAAGTTGTTCAGGTAGTCGGACCAGCCGATGGCGGTGGCGCTGGCGGCCAGGCCGTATTCGAGCAGCAGACAGGCGGCCATGATGAAAGCCAGGAACTCGCCCACCGTCGCATAGGCGAACGAGTAGGAGGAACCCGAAGCGGGAATGCGGAACGACAGCTCCGCATAGCACAGTGCCGTCAGGCCGGCCGTCATGGCGGCCATCAGGAACGACAGGATCACCGCCGGACCTGCTTTCGGTACCGCTTCGACCATCGTGAAGAAGATGCCGGTGCCGATCGTGGCGCCCACGCCGATCATCGTCAGGGCGAACAGGCCGATCGAGCGGTGCAAGCCGCCCGGCTGCGCGGGGTGATCGTCTTCGGCGGCGGGATCGACAGGCTTGGTACGCGTCAGTTTCTGGACCAGCGTTTGGCTCACAGGCATTCCTTCTCGGGTGGTTCGGCTGCCGCGGCGCTCATGGCACCGCCGCCTTATCGCAAATTCGATAAAAAAAACCTGACGATTATAGGGCCTGTTGGCGCTCCTTCCCTACGGTTGTTTGTATGGAAAAGACAAGTGGTGAGGAAAATATGACAACCGCCGGTACCCCTGCGCTGTCAGTCCGCCAGGGCCGCGGCCAGCGCCGCGACGCTACCGAACATCAGCCGGGGCGCTTGCGCTTGCAGCACGCGTGGATGGGCATAGCCCCAGCCGACCGCGCCGAAGTCGAACCCCTCGGCGTGCGCCGCTGCGATGTCGCGTACCTCGTCGCCCACGCAGAGCACGCGCCGGTCCGCCACGCCGCTCTTCTGTGCGACGCGGCGCAGCCGGCGCCGCTTGCCGAACAGCGCGGCGCCGCATTCGAAGTGGGCAAACAGGTGCGCGTCGTCCCCCAACACGGCGCGCACGTTGGCCTCGGAATTGGAGGACACGATCGCCAGGCGCACGCCGCGCGCCGCCAGCGCGTGCAGCACGCCGCGCATGCCGTCGAACAGCGCGATGCGGCCGATGTTCTGCGCCATCAGCGCGCGAAACTGCAGCACCACCGGCACCAGCTTCCAGCGCGGCAGGCCGAGGTGGCGCATCAGCTGCGGCAGGTCGCAGCCGCGCAGCATGTCGATCTTGTCGTGCTCGAGGCGACGAAAGCCGTGGGTGCACGCCAGCGTGTCGAATACCTCGAGGAAGAACGGGAAGCTGTCGGCCAGCGTACCGTCGAAGTCGAAGATCCACAGGTCGTAGCCCAAGGCGGGCCGCGGCGGCGGGCGGAGGTCGTTCATGGCTTCAGCGCTGGCCCAGGCGGGTGTCGCCAAACAGCGTTTTCAGGTGATGGGGCTGCGAGCGCCAGTACTGCGGTGGCGCATCCACCTGCGCCCCCAGCTTCGCGGCCGCATGCCATGGCCAGCGCGGGTCGTACAGGATGCCGCGGGCCAGCGCCACCATGTCGGCCTGGCCCTGCAGGATGATCGACTCGGCGTGTTCCGGCTCGGTGATCAGGCCGACGCCGATGGTGGGCAGGCCTGTCGCCGCCCTGATCCGCTCCGCGAACTGGATCTGGTAGCCCGGACCGACAGGGATTTTCTGCAGCGGCGAGATGCCCCCGCTGGAGACGTGGATGAAGTCCGTGCCGCGCGCTTTCAACGCATCGGCGAAGGCGATGCTCTGCTCGACGTCCCAGCCGCCTTCGACCCAGTCGCTGGCCGAGATGCGCACGCCCACGGCCAGTTCGCGCGGCACGGCGGCGCGCACGGCGTCGAATACCTCGAGCGGGAAGCGCAACCGGTTTTCGAGCGCGCCGCCATAGCGGTCTTCGCGCCGGTTCGACAGCGGCGACAGGAACTGGTGCAGCAGGTAGCCGTGCGCCGCATGCAGCTCGATGCCTTCGATGCCCAGCGCGTGCACGCGCCGGGCGGCGGCGACGAAATCGTCCTTCACCTTTTGCAGGCCCGCTTCGTCCAGCGCCAGCGGCACCGTCTCGCCGTCCGCATGCGGCACAGCCGATGGCGCGACGGTCTGCCAGCCCAGCGCGCCTGGCGCAATATTGGCGCCGCCTTCCCATGGCACTTGCGACGAAGCCTTGCGCCCCGCATGCGCCAGCTGCACGGCCAGGCGGACCGGCGAGTGCTTGCGGATCGCGGCGATCACGGGCGCCAGCGCGGCCTGGTGGCCGTCCGACCACAGCCCCAGGTCGGCCGGCGTGATGCGGGCCTCGGGCGATACGGCCGTGGCTTCCAGGATCAGCAGGGCTGCACCGGACAGGGCCAGGTGCCCCAGATGCATCATGTGCCACTCGGTGGCGAGGCCCTCGACGGCCGAGTACTGGCACATCGGCGCGATGGCGATGCGGTTCTTCAGTTGCAGGGGCCCCAACGCATAGGGCGAGAATAGCTGACTCATACGTTCCTCCTCGTTTGCCAGCGATGAGTGTAGCGAGATTTCCACAAGCTCACCTGTCCCGTTCTCCTCGTTATCCCGGGCGTCGTTACAAGTGCTTACCTTTGATACAGCCAAACGGTAGCTTGCAAATAATCAATTCGCTAATCTTTCGTAAACCCAACAGCAATCGTCACCAGGAGGAACCATGACGCTCTATCAGAAGATACCGACCGCCTCCGCCCGCATTCATCCGCTGATGGCAGGCGCGGCCATTGCCGTCATCCTGTTCAGCGCGGTCGCGACCGCCGCGATCGTCGGCTGGCTGCCAGAGGCCCGCAGCACCGCGCCCATCGTGCCGGCCGACAGCGATGCCGACGTGACGGCAACCGGGTACAGCACAGTTTCGTCGCCCGTCCCGCCCACGGCCGCGCGGGCGTCGTCTGCCAACGCCACGCCTGCCACCGCCGAAGCCGCCCCGCGCCGCCCGCGCCTGCAGCCGGCCTGACACGTCGCCAGCGCCAACGACAAAGCCGCCCAAGGGCGGCTTTTTTGCATCGCTTACCGCCGAGGCCGTGTCCACCGCGGGGT
This is a stretch of genomic DNA from Pseudoduganella chitinolytica. It encodes these proteins:
- a CDS encoding APC family permease; this translates as MSQTLVQKLTRTKPVDPAAEDDHPAQPGGLHRSIGLFALTMIGVGATIGTGIFFTMVEAVPKAGPAVILSFLMAAMTAGLTALCYAELSFRIPASGSSYSFAYATVGEFLAFIMAACLLLEYGLAASATAIGWSDYLNNFLTNAFGWQIPQALRTPMIVSTQQGVVFNVGHMNLPPILLVCLCCFLLMRGTKESATMNAVMVLIKLAILVFFVVIALQGFDIDNFKPFFKPESAAGLAGMTGVTAAAGTVFFSFIGLDTVATAGEEVRNPKRNVPLGILTALVIVTVFYLLVAVAAVGAQPAHMFEHQEAGLSVILQNVTGKAWPALVLSAGAVISVFSVTLVTIYGQTRILYAISRDGLISKVFHKVNERTASPVSNTVIVCLVVGLVAGFVDATFLWDMVSMGTLTAFIVVSIAVPVMRRKERRAGTYKKGGFRVPFGPYLIPGLSVLACLYIMKDLSHTTRVIFTIWMAASVLTYFAYGMRNSRLNKA
- a CDS encoding HAD-IA family hydrolase produces the protein MNDLRPPPRPALGYDLWIFDFDGTLADSFPFFLEVFDTLACTHGFRRLEHDKIDMLRGCDLPQLMRHLGLPRWKLVPVVLQFRALMAQNIGRIALFDGMRGVLHALAARGVRLAIVSSNSEANVRAVLGDDAHLFAHFECGAALFGKRRRLRRVAQKSGVADRRVLCVGDEVRDIAAAHAEGFDFGAVGWGYAHPRVLQAQAPRLMFGSVAALAAALAD
- a CDS encoding NADH:flavin oxidoreductase/NADH oxidase — translated: MSQLFSPYALGPLQLKNRIAIAPMCQYSAVEGLATEWHMMHLGHLALSGAALLILEATAVSPEARITPADLGLWSDGHQAALAPVIAAIRKHSPVRLAVQLAHAGRKASSQVPWEGGANIAPGALGWQTVAPSAVPHADGETVPLALDEAGLQKVKDDFVAAARRVHALGIEGIELHAAHGYLLHQFLSPLSNRREDRYGGALENRLRFPLEVFDAVRAAVPRELAVGVRISASDWVEGGWDVEQSIAFADALKARGTDFIHVSSGGISPLQKIPVGPGYQIQFAERIRAATGLPTIGVGLITEPEHAESIILQGQADMVALARGILYDPRWPWHAAAKLGAQVDAPPQYWRSQPHHLKTLFGDTRLGQR